The Natator depressus isolate rNatDep1 chromosome 21, rNatDep2.hap1, whole genome shotgun sequence genomic sequence aatatgtcaaTCGGTGTTAAGTTTAGACCAGGCAttgatgtttgggtttttttttttccattttggctAATTTCATCAAGCGGCATGTGTCTGGTGCGCTGTCTTAGGCTGGGTGCACGCTGACAGGTTGTATTGCATCACTAcgttggtcagggatgtgaaaacccctcccccgagcatggtAGCTATGCCAACTAAACCCCCAGCGCAGACGCAGCTCCGTCAGTGGAAGAGGACCTCCGTTGACATAGCTAACTTCGTTCGGGGAGGTGGCATTCCTAAGTGACAGAAATCCCCTTCCGGCGGCGTAGGCTGCAGCTATGCTATGGGATTATGGTGGTCTGgcctccatagtgtagacataccctgatgcTGGTGTCACAGGGTGAGATGGCTCTTCAAGGCCTGGTCTTCACTAAAAAGTTAAGTCGACCCAGCTACATCACCcagcagtgtgaaaaatccacccccctgagtgatgtagtcaGCTGACCtgacccccagtgtagacagcactagggcAACAGAAGAATTCATCTGCTctcgcctcttggggaggtggattccTACTGTGGCTGGCGAGCCCCTCTCATGACGGtagtgaaaaattgggatgggggtcgGGGGTAATAGGAGTTTATATAAGAAAATGatccaaaaattgggactgtccctataaaatcaggacatctggtcaccctaccagcaCTGTGATTCTCAGTGATACTGAGGCCCGTTTATGAAGCTCTGGCAGCAAGATGCACTGGTAGAAATAACTGTATCAAGTATGGGGCACTGGAGAATCAGATCCCCTGAGTCCTGTGGGGTTTTATACCTCTCAGAAAGTGGGGCTCTGATCTCTGTTGTTAGCATGAAAGATCTTAGTGTGCTTTCTCCCAAAAGTAAGGATGTGAACCCTGATGTCCTGGTCATATTCCAGGTTAGGTAATTACATTCGGATGGCCTAAATTCCCCTTGTAGTTTCAAGTGGACATGTTCTTCACTCTCTGTTCTCAGCAATTCGGCAGTGTTGtggtgtgctgttaaacagctgctgtgctccactCGAGAAGTGTTTGCATTTCAGTTGTGAGCAAAGTGACTCCTGCTTAGCTAAAGCCTGCGAACTGCTTTGGAATTCCCTTGGAATGGAAGGTGCTGTGTGATTGCAAGGTACTAGTTTACCATCTGACAGGGGGACAGTCCCAGCTCCTGTCCTTTCAGGGAGGTTATTTTTCTGGTATACTTTGCAAACTGGGCAGAGACTCCACAAGGGACACTTCCACTCCCTGTGTGAGGACAACGCCAGCGAGTGTCTGAGTGACAGGAAACTTCCGAATGGTGGGATGGCCAGGAATGGGAACCCGCTGACATACACGAGCCCATGAAATATGCTAGACCTCTGATAACGGGGGACTCCCAAGATTCACTGCTTCCCTGAGGATGGGAGGCAGGGCATATGGAACACCCCAGGCCCCCGATAATGAGGCTACCTCTCAAATATAACGGATGCCCGAGAAACAGGAGATCCCCTGGAATACACTGAACATACCCGGCAATATGCTAGATGCTCATACACTGGGGAATCCCGAACACTCGGAAATCTACAGGCCCCTTGGATGAGATCTGGTGAGCACAGGTGCAGACCCAGCCAGCACAGAGGCCAGTGAGAGCTGGGGGCCCAGGGCTAGgacctggtgtaaatccactttGCTCAATGATCAATGTGCAGCTATGGCCCTTCAGTGGAGCGGTGCTGATTACACCAGCCCAGGATCTTGGCCAATTTCTGGGCTcactgagagcagggaggtggggatggCCGGAGGAGGTTGATGGGGCATCAGCCACCATGAGCCAGATACGCCCCTGGCCCTCTGTGGATGGTTTCTTTCTCTGGGTGAGCATACACATTCTTCCTTTGCCTTTCCTGAGATCTGGGGTATGAAGCAGCCACTCACTAGTCCAaggcagccctggggctcccagtgcGACAGGACGGTGGACAATCCTGAGAGAACCCAGAACTCCCAAGACATTTGTTGCAGAGTCAGCAGGCCCCGCTGGTGAGGTGAAAGGAACGTAGGGATCTGGGGAccaccagactggatcagacctaggGACCATCTAGTCCAGGATCCTGTCTGGGACAGTGACCAgcatcagctgcttcagaggaaggtgcaggaaaCGCACAGTAATAGGCAGACATGGGGCaaactgcccctgcccctgctccctccctcggGAAGATCTCGCCCAATCCCTAATAATGATAGATGGGTCTCTCTACCCTGTCCATTTTGGGAGCTTAGGGGATGCCCCTGGAGTTGGAAACCAAGGTCCAAAGCTGGGAGGAGCCCTTGgaacagcagaggggctggaatCCTCTCAAAATCAAAGTGGTTTAATGGATTAGCAGCATCAGGTAGGACCTTGGGGGGCAGAACCTGAGCACCGTCCTCGGTGTCTACTCAGATCTGtgtccctgattcagcaaagcacttacgaaCGTGCTTGAGTGTACGCATGTGCTCTGGTGTGTTCGCCCTttcagcaaaattcccattatcAGCATGAGCCCAGGGTTTGGCCCTGGCTCTCGGCTTAGCCAATGCAGTGATTAACGCGGAATTACATTTCGTTGTAGGTGCTAAGCTTTGCCAGGGAAAAGCGAGCAGCAAGATGAGATACCAGGAGGGCTGAAAACAGGCAGGAGACCCTTAGCCAGTGCACAGCCCCATCTGCAATCTCATGGCTTTTCTGGACCAGCGGGCATCACCCACCCAAGCACAATCCAGCAGGACACAGACAAGGGTGCCAAATTCGGTGCAGCTGAGCAGCAGGATGGCCAGTGTAATCCAGCAGCATCGGGAAGTGTAAATGCCCTTGGCGCATGGACTTGTCCTCTGGGGCTTGGCAGCTGGTGAAGGAGCCAGCCAGAATGTGAGTCTGTGGGCTGGGATTGCTCCCTCTCTGCTGGCTAATTCTCTCTGATTACTCTAGGGGACCCAAAATAGGATGGATGATGGACCTGTGAGGGGAGGTGCCGTGGGCGTCGACACCAGTCTCCATGGAGCCTTCACTCCCTACCCAGTGGGTATGGAATTCCTCCAGGCCGGGAAGGCTTCTCCATACATCCCAGAGCACCATGCACCCCAATTCCACCCTGGACACCAAGACCAGGGACGTGGCCTCAGAATCCATCGGGCTCTTCTTCATGCTCTTGATTGACTTGACGGCCATCGTGGGCAATGTGGCCGTGATGACCGTCATCATTAAGACACCAGCACTGAGGAAATTTGTCTTTGTTTTCCACCTCTGTCTGGTGGACCTCTTGGCAGCCCTGACCCTCATGCCTCTGGCCATGCTGTCCAGTTCCGCCTTCTTCAACAGCACCATCTTCGGCGAGGCCATGTGCCGTGTCTACCTCTTCCTGAGCGTCTGCTTCATCAGCATGTGCATCCTTTCCATCTCGGCCATCAACGTGGAGCGCTACTACTATGTGGTGCATCCCATGCGCTACGAGGTCAAGATGACCGTTGGCCTGGTGGTCTGCGTCCTGGTGGGGGTGTGGATCAAGGCAGTGGTCATGTCCATGATCCCTGTCCTGGGCTGGCTCTCTCCGGATCGTTTCAGTGCCTCCCCAGCCTACAGTGGCCGGAGCTGCTCGCTGCAGTGGAGCCAGAGCTCCTACTGCAAGTTCTTTGTGGTTTTCTTTGCCATCTTCTACTTCCTCCTGCCCGTCCTGATCATCCTAGTGGTCTACTGTAGCATGTTCAAGGTGGCCAGGGTGGCTGCCATGCACCATGGCCCACTCCCCACCTGGATGGATACGCCGCGGCAGCGATCGGAATCCCTCAGCAGCAGGTCCACCATGGTGACCAGCTCGGGTGCCCCTCAGATTACCCCTCAGAGGACGTTTGGGGGTGGGAAGGCTGCTATCATTCTCCTAGCAGTCGGAGGGCAGTTCctcttctgctggctgccctaTTTCTCCTTCCATCTCTATTTGGCGCTGAGCTCTCAGGCTTTCCCGGGCCGGCAAGTGGAGAGTGTGGTCACCTGGATTGGCTACTTTTGCTTCACGTCCAACCCTTTCTTCTACGGGTGCCTCAACCGGCAGATCCGTGGGGAGCTCAGCAGGCACCTCACCTGCTTCTTCAAGCAGCCGGCAGAGGAGGACCTCCGGCTGCCCAGCCGCGAAGGCTCCATCGAGGAGAACTTCTTGCAGTTCCTGCAGGGGACAGGCTGCAACACAGAGAGCAGGAACGTTGCCTCTCCCAAAAGGGAGCCCCCCGGCATCGATTTCCGAATACCTGGGCAGATTGCGGAGGAGACCTCGGAGTTCCTCGACCAGCACATCACGGTCTCCGACAGCTACATCCGGGCCGCGCCCACACCCAAGCCCGAGCCGTAGCAGACCTTTGCCCTTGACAACCTAGTCTTTCTGATGTGTGGAATAATGCAAAACCCAGCTGTCAACAGGGCACGATTTCCTAATAAACACAACCGTGGCAACTGACGTGTCCTCTCTCCACCTGAGCGCCCACGCTGACAAGCAGCTGGTTCTGGTGGGTGAGTCATTTTGGCTGGCTAAGATCAATATCGTAGCGTTTCTATGATTTTTCCCTTTTCCACTTGGAGCAGAAACAGCCTCTTGGATTAAAAATTCCCTGGAATTTCCAATTTGTCTCTTGTAAGTTTCCAAAAGGTCCTCACTCAGTGCGGGGGGATGGACTAgctgatctcttgaggtcccttctagctctATGTTTCTATGGGTCTATGAAAAGAGCgttgattttttttgggggggggtctctAATTCAATATCCTCTTAATCCTTTCTGATCTGATCCCTACCCCCCAACTGTGTGAACCTACCTCCATCCCAGCTAgggttatatttaaaaaatggacactccagcaggaatgccggaacctcccctgcccttccctcttccccgaggccccaccccttctctgcctattccccccaaactctgcccctgccctcctctgcccccattcacttctctttctccctccctcccatcactcgctgttttcccctcccaccttcccccttgccccccaagaGTCAGGAGGGACTCACCTACAGAGCCCGGAATGGGAGCTTCAGCCGCCCTACacaggtaggaggcggccccagctgagtaggggctggcacagtttccccacccacagtaaccagactttgggCGTCCAGTCCGTAGATCTGAcaggacactgtcaggtccccttttcgactggactttctggtcgaaaactgagCACCTAGCCACCCTAATCCAAATAGGAAAAGGGGGACAGCTGGGATCCCCACCACCATGCCGCTTCCCTGATTTTCCCCCACTGAGATCCCTTcgaggaggagggagagcacAAGCTTGAGCCAGGACACTCCTGGCTAGGCCTTGGACAAGGCACGGCGGAGCCACGTGTCTGTGGAAGGAGCAGGTGGAGACTCAGGCGAACCAGTTCAAGGGAATGTAGCTGAACAAGTGACCTTTGATCAGGCCGTGAGACAGGGGTTTCCTAGGATCCAGCCCCATTTCCTCCTACCCAGCCCCCAGACTCCAACGCAGCCTCCCACCAGGCACGCCCTGAACCTAGCACAGGCTCCAGTGCAATCTGCCTCCCTATCCCTTGGTCTTCCAGCAATCCCTCCTCAGCTTGGCCCAGGCCCCTTGCTCTGTCTCAAACTCCTCCGAAGTGCTGCTGGACTCATGACACCTGCCCAGCGGGAGGTGGGCCCTGGGAGCCACTGTGggtctcttcccccttccccagcacctcgAGTGCTGGGCCCTACGCTCCCCGCAACCCACACTCTTCTCCCGCCTTGTCCCCCAATGCTGCTTCATGGCCTGGGGTTGGATCCCCTGCCCTGGAGCCCCAGGGGAGCCCCCACCCATGCATGGCCCAGCTCAGAC encodes the following:
- the GPR61 gene encoding G-protein coupled receptor 61; protein product: MEPSLPTQWVWNSSRPGRLLHTSQSTMHPNSTLDTKTRDVASESIGLFFMLLIDLTAIVGNVAVMTVIIKTPALRKFVFVFHLCLVDLLAALTLMPLAMLSSSAFFNSTIFGEAMCRVYLFLSVCFISMCILSISAINVERYYYVVHPMRYEVKMTVGLVVCVLVGVWIKAVVMSMIPVLGWLSPDRFSASPAYSGRSCSLQWSQSSYCKFFVVFFAIFYFLLPVLIILVVYCSMFKVARVAAMHHGPLPTWMDTPRQRSESLSSRSTMVTSSGAPQITPQRTFGGGKAAIILLAVGGQFLFCWLPYFSFHLYLALSSQAFPGRQVESVVTWIGYFCFTSNPFFYGCLNRQIRGELSRHLTCFFKQPAEEDLRLPSREGSIEENFLQFLQGTGCNTESRNVASPKREPPGIDFRIPGQIAEETSEFLDQHITVSDSYIRAAPTPKPEP